A window of Candidatus Atribacteria bacterium contains these coding sequences:
- a CDS encoding SDR family oxidoreductase: MTVRLENKVAIVTGGAQGLGEAYSIGMAREGANVVIADVDEISGHKVEEQIRNSGGKALFVKTDVSRKTDTEVMVQKAIKEFGCLDIIVNNAGILFTAPVEDTTEEMWDKMFAVNVKGLFFCCQAAAKVMKKQKSGKIINISSIAAIGAQAGLCAYSSCKGAILPITRVFALELCKWNVQVNAILPGTTDTGMAKLAMADPNWTKQVTQSIPMGRLGRTDELLGAVLYFASDDSKYCTGQTLIVDGGYSMV; encoded by the coding sequence ATTACCGTGAGATTGGAAAATAAGGTAGCAATTGTAACTGGTGGAGCACAGGGTCTTGGGGAAGCCTACTCAATCGGGATGGCTCGGGAAGGAGCAAACGTTGTTATCGCGGATGTGGATGAAATTTCGGGACATAAAGTCGAGGAGCAAATAAGGAACTCGGGAGGAAAGGCTCTGTTTGTTAAGACGGACGTGAGCAGAAAAACAGATACCGAGGTAATGGTTCAGAAAGCAATCAAAGAATTTGGCTGTTTAGACATCATAGTGAACAACGCGGGTATTTTATTTACCGCACCAGTGGAAGATACCACTGAGGAAATGTGGGATAAAATGTTTGCGGTGAATGTAAAGGGACTTTTCTTTTGCTGTCAAGCGGCCGCTAAAGTGATGAAAAAACAGAAAAGCGGGAAAATCATTAATATTTCTTCTATCGCGGCAATTGGTGCCCAGGCTGGACTATGTGCATACAGTTCATGCAAAGGAGCCATACTACCTATTACCAGGGTCTTTGCCCTGGAATTGTGCAAGTGGAACGTACAAGTGAATGCGATCCTTCCAGGTACTACGGATACTGGAATGGCAAAACTGGCGATGGCAGATCCTAATTGGACAAAACAGGTAACCCAGAGTATTCCTATGGGACGGCTCGGCAGGACTGATGAGCTTCTCGGTGCTGTTCTATATTTCGCTTCCGATGACTCCAAATATTGTACCGGACAGACCCTAATCGTGGATGGTGGGTACTCAATGGTGTAG
- a CDS encoding aldehyde ferredoxin oxidoreductase, with product MFSGGYQGKYLRINLTNKTIKEENINPEWQRKFLGGRGLAARFYYDEIANHIEPFSSDNKLILFTGPLTGTSGPATTKIGVATKSPETRQYLCSNGGGFFGPHLKKSGYDGLIIEGKANKPVYILIEDNQIKIEKGGNLWGKTTKEVNKILKEKAGREDQVLSCGPAAENRVRLSCIQIGERSMGRGGAGAVMASKNLKAIAIKGTGEIAVSEPNKFQEVSKEATAYARKTKASHTEYGTPQYTAIMNELGCYPTRNFQTGVFDGINTITAEYMKEHYFIKNQACFHCPVACSQLCEVKEGIFKGAKSDPEYESIGTLGAVCGVSDFAAIIKANEICDELGIDTMSVGVIIGFAMELFERGYITKKDTGGLELKFGNGVAMVNMIEKIAKREDLGDLLAEGMLGIAEKMPKMQKYLMQVKGLPLAAYDPRGFYGNALTYGTSSRGACHNVGGWSIREELISGEYDRFAVEGKGQLIKSIQDTRGYIDSLGICTVVRSGYGFTNKPQGKALEYLTGYDFTPELMTIGERVYNLERLIINREGRFRKDDMIPERLRTEKMPEGQAKGHVVSDKIYNTMLDEYYEVRGWDMDGRPTKERLHELNLDNI from the coding sequence ATGTTTTCTGGAGGTTATCAGGGAAAGTACTTAAGAATAAATCTAACCAATAAAACAATAAAAGAGGAAAATATTAATCCTGAATGGCAGAGAAAGTTTTTAGGTGGACGCGGTTTGGCAGCAAGATTTTATTATGATGAAATAGCTAATCATATTGAGCCATTTTCATCTGATAATAAATTAATTTTATTTACCGGACCATTGACCGGTACATCAGGACCGGCGACTACCAAAATAGGAGTGGCAACTAAATCTCCTGAAACCCGGCAATATTTATGTTCCAATGGGGGAGGATTTTTTGGCCCGCATCTGAAGAAAAGTGGGTATGATGGACTTATTATTGAGGGAAAAGCGAATAAACCCGTTTATATTTTAATCGAAGATAATCAAATTAAAATTGAAAAAGGGGGAAATCTTTGGGGAAAAACCACTAAAGAAGTTAATAAAATACTGAAAGAAAAGGCAGGAAGAGAAGATCAGGTTCTTTCCTGTGGCCCGGCAGCTGAGAATAGGGTTAGATTATCTTGTATTCAGATTGGTGAAAGAAGTATGGGGCGAGGTGGCGCCGGAGCGGTTATGGCTTCAAAAAATTTAAAAGCTATCGCGATAAAAGGAACCGGTGAAATAGCAGTAAGTGAACCGAATAAATTTCAAGAAGTGTCCAAAGAAGCTACTGCTTACGCACGTAAAACCAAAGCGAGTCATACTGAATATGGCACTCCTCAATATACTGCTATTATGAATGAACTTGGTTGTTACCCGACCCGCAATTTCCAAACCGGAGTATTTGATGGGATTAACACGATAACAGCAGAATATATGAAAGAACACTACTTTATAAAAAACCAAGCCTGTTTTCATTGCCCGGTAGCCTGTTCACAGTTATGTGAAGTTAAAGAAGGTATTTTTAAAGGAGCAAAATCAGATCCGGAATATGAATCTATAGGTACTTTAGGAGCCGTTTGTGGGGTGAGTGATTTTGCCGCTATTATTAAGGCCAATGAAATTTGCGACGAGCTGGGCATAGATACTATGTCAGTAGGTGTGATTATTGGTTTTGCAATGGAGTTATTTGAAAGAGGGTATATTACCAAGAAAGATACTGGTGGTCTTGAGCTTAAGTTTGGCAATGGGGTGGCAATGGTAAATATGATTGAGAAAATAGCAAAAAGAGAAGATTTAGGAGATTTGCTTGCAGAAGGTATGTTAGGCATTGCGGAGAAAATGCCGAAAATGCAAAAATATCTAATGCAGGTTAAAGGATTACCTTTAGCAGCTTATGATCCAAGAGGTTTTTATGGTAATGCATTGACTTATGGAACTTCAAGCCGCGGTGCTTGTCATAATGTTGGGGGTTGGAGCATTCGCGAAGAACTTATATCAGGTGAATATGATCGTTTTGCTGTTGAGGGAAAGGGTCAGTTGATAAAATCTATTCAGGATACCCGAGGTTATATCGATTCACTGGGTATTTGTACTGTAGTTAGAAGCGGATATGGTTTTACTAATAAACCTCAAGGCAAGGCTTTAGAATATTTAACCGGTTATGATTTTACTCCGGAACTTATGACTATTGGCGAAAGAGTATATAATTTAGAAAGATTAATTATCAACAGGGAAGGTAGATTTAGGAAAGATGATATGATTCCGGAACGACTAAGAACAGAGAAAATGCCAGAAGGTCAAGCAAAAGGGCATGTGGTTAGTGATAAGATTTATAATACCATGCTTGATGAGTATTATGAAGTCCGAGGCTGGGACATGGATGGTAGACCAACGAAAGAAAGATTACATGAATTAAACCTTGATAATATTTAA
- a CDS encoding sugar ABC transporter substrate-binding protein produces MLKKGLLIILVVALLVTLSSFGIFAKELPKEIVIGWTPPDITGVFRTATHYFEVGAYDASLNGIPVTLLYRAPASHIAFGDQVAIIEDFIQMKVDVIAISPIEVEVIIPAIRKATEAGIPVIIVNLLEPIAGVEVASYIGFDNGMAAEISAYSVLDYFGGPGVLGTGRKVAVEPGEYLDLKWWQNLYATVTPEEKAAIKATGTIIEGIAGGFFSTARLVGFHKVIDEYPGIKIVGTLAADWNREKGIKAAEDFLTAHPKGTLDFMWAASNEMGMGAMLAAEAAGRQDEVKIFTNDVTPESAERVREGRMVAETTHGFADWGWYGVEYAVRAALGLDVPPIFDIRPRTMYKENADEFYPEPKLEPIDWDAIKAEYLAK; encoded by the coding sequence GTGTTAAAGAAAGGTTTATTAATAATTCTTGTTGTCGCTTTGTTAGTAACTTTAAGTTCATTTGGTATATTTGCAAAAGAATTACCCAAGGAAATAGTTATAGGATGGACACCACCTGATATCACCGGGGTCTTTAGAACTGCAACACATTACTTCGAGGTAGGTGCTTACGATGCCAGTCTTAATGGAATTCCAGTTACTCTCCTCTATCGGGCTCCGGCCTCACATATCGCTTTTGGGGATCAGGTGGCAATTATCGAAGACTTTATTCAGATGAAAGTAGATGTGATTGCCATCTCGCCGATAGAAGTTGAAGTGATTATTCCGGCTATTCGTAAAGCTACCGAAGCAGGTATCCCGGTGATCATTGTAAACTTGTTAGAGCCTATTGCCGGAGTTGAGGTAGCTTCTTATATCGGCTTCGATAATGGTATGGCAGCTGAAATCTCTGCCTATTCTGTGCTGGATTACTTTGGTGGACCGGGTGTATTAGGTACAGGAAGAAAAGTTGCGGTTGAGCCAGGAGAGTACCTTGACCTAAAATGGTGGCAAAACCTATATGCTACTGTCACCCCAGAAGAAAAAGCAGCTATAAAAGCAACCGGAACCATTATCGAGGGGATTGCCGGTGGTTTCTTCTCTACAGCTCGATTGGTCGGTTTTCACAAAGTGATTGATGAGTATCCAGGTATCAAAATAGTGGGCACCTTGGCAGCAGATTGGAACAGAGAAAAAGGTATCAAGGCAGCGGAAGACTTTCTCACAGCCCATCCCAAAGGAACGCTTGATTTTATGTGGGCCGCATCTAATGAGATGGGTATGGGTGCAATGCTAGCTGCTGAGGCTGCTGGCAGGCAAGATGAGGTAAAAATATTCACCAATGATGTTACACCGGAGTCAGCGGAGAGAGTGCGTGAAGGAAGAATGGTAGCAGAAACAACTCATGGATTTGCGGACTGGGGTTGGTATGGAGTCGAATATGCGGTTAGGGCAGCTCTAGGACTAGATGTCCCTCCGATTTTCGACATCAGGCCCAGGACAATGTATAAGGAAAATGCGGATGAGTTCTATCCTGAACCAAAGCTTGAGCCTATAGACTGGGATGCAATCAAGGCTGAATATCTGGCGAAATAA
- a CDS encoding ABC transporter permease, with protein MGGEVIRKILLKGGPIVAMLFLIIYLAFATPHFFAMSNFLNITRQSSINAILAIGQTMVIIGAGIDLSVGAVLALSASMSAVAVSYWGLNMAVGIILGLGTGALTGFITGVVITKGRIPDFVASLAMMTTARGLALILTQGLPVPSHFTALKLVGYLPAGLIWLGSGDILGVPVPALITVVITILGWMIMTRTTLGRAIYAVGGNREAARISGISFVRTKIITYTIMGLLAGVAGIVLTGRLNSANALMAEGAELQSIAAVVIGGTNLFGGEGGVIGSLIGAFTMGILGNGLNLLNVSAFWQRVILGLIIIGVVVFDQWRRRRFAV; from the coding sequence ATGGGGGGTGAAGTAATCAGGAAAATTTTGCTAAAAGGGGGTCCAATTGTAGCAATGCTTTTCCTGATTATATACCTTGCTTTTGCTACACCACATTTTTTTGCTATGAGTAATTTTTTAAATATTACAAGACAATCTTCCATCAATGCCATCCTTGCTATAGGTCAGACAATGGTTATTATCGGTGCTGGTATAGATTTATCTGTTGGTGCTGTCCTTGCTCTCTCAGCTTCAATGTCTGCGGTAGCAGTGTCGTACTGGGGACTCAATATGGCAGTTGGTATAATTTTGGGTCTGGGGACTGGAGCACTAACGGGATTTATAACTGGTGTCGTCATTACCAAAGGAAGGATACCTGATTTTGTTGCTTCGCTAGCCATGATGACTACAGCAAGAGGTTTAGCGCTGATTTTAACACAAGGCCTGCCGGTTCCCTCTCACTTCACTGCCCTTAAACTTGTAGGATATTTACCCGCAGGATTAATCTGGCTGGGTAGCGGTGACATTTTAGGTGTACCAGTTCCAGCACTAATTACTGTAGTTATAACTATTCTGGGTTGGATGATTATGACTCGTACTACGTTAGGCAGGGCTATTTATGCTGTAGGAGGCAACCGGGAAGCTGCTAGAATTTCAGGCATAAGCTTTGTGCGTACCAAAATCATCACTTATACCATTATGGGACTACTTGCTGGAGTTGCAGGCATTGTCCTAACCGGCCGTCTAAATTCAGCCAATGCTTTAATGGCAGAAGGAGCGGAATTGCAGAGTATTGCTGCTGTAGTCATTGGCGGAACAAATCTCTTTGGTGGTGAAGGTGGTGTTATCGGTTCACTTATTGGCGCATTTACAATGGGCATACTGGGTAACGGTTTAAACTTACTCAATGTCTCTGCTTTCTGGCAGCGAGTTATTCTGGGTTTAATCATTATTGGTGTTGTTGTTTTTGATCAGTGGCGAAGGAGGCGATTTGCTGTCTAA
- a CDS encoding sugar ABC transporter substrate-binding protein encodes MKKVLLWLLIISMVAMFVLTGFTEVIAQEKERNELAQKYKNAEPGEKFLIGHITFHLSQEYAMMVYQADEQACKQLGLEFVGALASSDEEWITTTESMIAAGAKAIILNCPSVAVMPELARICNENNVFLLTHFGYTGEMFPGDLGPRWVVDNTPLSDEQTYLPLMLLFEKMKQNGKTKVLIHQASKVAATVSTVYINLGVFQAWKEYPEMQLLGHQYGEWNYEGGRKAAEASLAMRTDYEGFWGANDSQTMGGLRALEDRGLMIGPYTASRDMELTTAQAILDKNFIVSAGFAVPYFGGRMVPMAYDMCVGAWYPLPDEMIQAGRIDCYGYPGEIEQLAKDSGVINNPSFKIGPTEENMNKILKQMKATPPEYPFDFRLASISKCKELGLTFDKHAGGDLTLGQNDYYFPAMTKKFGSIDALRKHVTVLFKYFLDTSWADTWAEAEAYAKQFPPELKLEPNWE; translated from the coding sequence ATGAAAAAAGTACTTTTATGGTTGCTTATTATATCTATGGTTGCAATGTTTGTCCTAACAGGTTTTACAGAAGTAATAGCTCAGGAAAAAGAGAGGAATGAACTAGCACAGAAGTACAAGAATGCTGAGCCTGGAGAGAAGTTCCTAATAGGCCATATAACTTTTCATCTGTCACAAGAATATGCGATGATGGTCTATCAGGCTGATGAGCAGGCCTGTAAGCAGCTTGGTCTGGAGTTTGTTGGTGCATTAGCTAGTAGCGATGAAGAGTGGATTACCACAACCGAGAGTATGATCGCCGCTGGTGCAAAGGCAATTATTTTAAATTGCCCATCTGTAGCTGTCATGCCTGAACTGGCGAGAATTTGTAATGAAAATAACGTTTTCTTGCTAACACACTTCGGATATACAGGGGAAATGTTTCCAGGAGACTTAGGACCAAGATGGGTTGTAGACAATACTCCTCTATCAGACGAACAGACTTATCTTCCATTAATGCTTCTGTTTGAGAAGATGAAGCAGAATGGAAAAACAAAAGTGCTGATACATCAAGCGAGTAAGGTAGCCGCTACTGTCTCCACAGTTTATATAAACCTGGGAGTCTTCCAAGCTTGGAAAGAATATCCGGAGATGCAATTACTGGGGCACCAATATGGTGAATGGAACTACGAAGGAGGACGAAAAGCTGCTGAGGCATCACTGGCGATGCGCACGGATTATGAAGGTTTCTGGGGAGCTAATGACTCACAGACCATGGGTGGCTTGAGAGCACTTGAAGACCGCGGTTTAATGATAGGTCCATATACGGCTTCCAGAGACATGGAATTAACCACAGCTCAGGCAATACTCGATAAAAACTTTATTGTTAGCGCTGGATTTGCCGTACCCTACTTTGGAGGAAGGATGGTTCCAATGGCATACGACATGTGTGTTGGGGCATGGTATCCGCTTCCTGATGAGATGATTCAAGCAGGCAGGATAGATTGTTATGGTTATCCAGGAGAAATCGAGCAGTTAGCCAAAGATTCTGGTGTAATCAATAATCCAAGCTTCAAGATAGGTCCAACAGAGGAAAATATGAATAAGATATTAAAGCAAATGAAGGCAACACCGCCAGAGTATCCATTTGATTTTAGACTAGCCTCCATATCAAAATGTAAAGAGCTCGGCTTAACCTTTGACAAGCACGCAGGTGGGGATCTTACGTTAGGTCAGAATGATTACTACTTCCCAGCTATGACCAAGAAGTTTGGAAGCATTGATGCACTTAGGAAGCACGTTACTGTTCTATTTAAATATTTCCTCGATACCAGCTGGGCAGATACCTGGGCTGAGGCAGAAGCATATGCAAAACAGTTCCCACCAGAACTAAAATTAGAGCCTAACTGGGAATAA
- a CDS encoding MoaD/ThiS family protein, with the protein MKITVKYFLDFKKISGHSKEELFFKNDKVNVKDVFKVLNNKYQIEYKNVVSTGIVMVNNRSINQLKKENTILNDGDEIIILPMISGG; encoded by the coding sequence TTGAAGATTACCGTAAAATATTTTCTGGATTTTAAAAAGATTAGTGGACATTCCAAAGAAGAACTATTCTTTAAGAACGATAAAGTAAATGTTAAGGATGTATTTAAAGTACTTAATAATAAATATCAGATAGAATATAAAAATGTAGTGTCTACAGGAATTGTTATGGTCAATAATAGGTCAATTAATCAACTAAAGAAAGAGAATACCATTCTTAATGATGGCGATGAAATAATAATTTTGCCTATGATTTCAGGCGGATAG
- a CDS encoding hydroxyacid dehydrogenase, translating into MKILITPRSFASFSDKPLKMLTEKGYEIKRNNTSRPYKKEEMLNLVSDIDGIIIGIDELSTEIIEKANKLKVISKYGTGLDNIDINLATEKNITVTNTPTANVDAVADLTFGLILSLARRIPEADKKMKSDKWEKIIGKSVWKKTIGIIGLGKIGKQVVKRAQGFEMNILVFDLIKDKKFASRHGIKYVNLEKLLQKSDYITIHIPLNNATRCMISYKELEKVKKEAFLINTSRGGIVDEQALYKALKHNQFKGAALDVYSKEPPEESPLKELDNVIMTPHIAAYTEEAIEKMGMQAAQNLIDVLEGRKPKNRVQKKG; encoded by the coding sequence ATGAAAATATTAATCACTCCCCGCTCTTTTGCTTCGTTCTCAGATAAGCCTTTAAAAATGCTTACAGAGAAAGGTTATGAAATAAAAAGAAATAATACTAGCAGACCTTATAAAAAAGAGGAAATGCTAAATCTTGTAAGCGATATAGATGGGATTATCATTGGAATAGATGAACTAAGTACCGAAATAATTGAAAAAGCAAATAAATTAAAAGTAATTTCCAAGTATGGCACAGGCTTGGACAATATTGATATAAATTTAGCGACAGAAAAGAACATTACAGTAACCAATACTCCCACGGCTAATGTTGATGCTGTCGCAGATTTAACTTTTGGATTAATATTGAGTTTAGCTCGAAGAATTCCGGAAGCAGATAAAAAAATGAAAAGTGATAAATGGGAAAAAATTATTGGAAAGTCAGTCTGGAAGAAAACAATTGGAATTATCGGCCTTGGGAAAATAGGCAAACAAGTTGTTAAGCGAGCTCAAGGTTTTGAAATGAATATTTTAGTTTTCGATCTAATCAAGGATAAAAAATTTGCTTCAAGGCATGGTATTAAGTATGTTAATTTAGAAAAGCTTCTTCAAAAGTCAGATTATATCACTATACATATTCCATTAAACAATGCTACACGTTGCATGATTAGTTATAAAGAACTGGAAAAAGTTAAAAAAGAAGCATTTTTAATTAACACTTCACGTGGTGGAATAGTAGATGAGCAGGCCCTTTATAAAGCTCTGAAGCATAATCAATTTAAAGGAGCAGCTTTAGATGTCTATAGTAAAGAACCACCAGAGGAATCTCCCTTAAAGGAATTAGATAATGTAATAATGACTCCCCATATTGCTGCCTATACAGAAGAAGCTATAGAAAAAATGGGCATGCAAGCTGCCCAAAATTTAATTGATGTTTTAGAGGGGAGGAAACCTAAAAATAGAGTTCAAAAAAAGGGATGA
- a CDS encoding ABC transporter permease produces MKIPNKKKLIPSIISVIIQTIKIYPVTLFLFALVVLFASLYPGKFLTPLNLSTILRQFVSLMLFALGPSIVVVTGSLDLSYVGIWMLGGILVWVLMPTLGMVSILVIPLLGLATGFIVGVIQAKAKIPSFILTLSVLVIYCGLTGIISGGISRSVRGYEFITRRWIPYIPTAFLWTIPIIIAAVFIMKYTKIGIYLYAIGSNEEGARLAGINVDNYKILAFTISGLFTGIGSVIYFQNQGGSVPVVLNLNTMVWPLVAIVLGGTPLTGGSGGPQKTILGALTFTVLFRGLTLSFIDPTMIQLITGLLLIASIVASSRGSKGVMIT; encoded by the coding sequence GTGAAGATCCCAAACAAAAAGAAGTTGATACCTTCCATTATATCCGTCATAATTCAAACGATAAAGATTTATCCTGTTACTCTATTTTTATTTGCTCTTGTTGTGTTATTCGCAAGCTTATACCCAGGTAAATTTCTCACCCCCCTAAATTTATCGACAATCCTAAGACAGTTTGTGTCACTCATGTTATTTGCACTGGGCCCATCAATTGTGGTGGTGACCGGTTCTTTAGATTTATCTTATGTAGGAATTTGGATGCTGGGAGGTATCCTGGTTTGGGTTCTCATGCCAACATTAGGCATGGTCTCAATTCTCGTTATACCACTCTTGGGATTAGCGACAGGGTTCATCGTTGGTGTAATACAAGCCAAGGCGAAAATACCCTCTTTTATACTAACTTTAAGTGTATTGGTAATATACTGTGGATTAACCGGTATCATCTCAGGCGGAATCTCCAGATCGGTTCGCGGATACGAGTTTATAACCAGGAGGTGGATACCTTACATTCCCACAGCTTTTCTATGGACTATTCCCATAATAATTGCAGCGGTATTTATTATGAAGTACACTAAGATAGGTATATATCTATACGCTATTGGGTCAAACGAAGAAGGAGCTCGATTGGCCGGAATAAATGTTGATAACTATAAGATCTTGGCTTTCACAATAAGTGGGCTATTTACAGGTATAGGATCGGTAATCTATTTCCAAAATCAAGGAGGTTCTGTGCCAGTTGTACTGAATCTAAACACCATGGTTTGGCCGCTTGTGGCAATAGTCCTGGGTGGAACGCCACTTACAGGTGGAAGCGGTGGGCCCCAAAAAACGATACTCGGTGCGTTGACCTTTACTGTGCTTTTTCGCGGATTAACCCTTTCATTTATAGATCCTACAATGATACAACTCATTACCGGGCTACTGTTAATTGCCTCTATTGTAGCAAGTTCCAGAGGGTCAAAGGGAGTAATGATTACATGA
- a CDS encoding ABC transporter permease, with amino-acid sequence MIVKPFSEWFRKNMSIIGPILITIVIIVIFQLINPLFLRYQGIITLVYAMSYFLIAACGLTFVIMMGSFDFSVLSLVKLAALLCVLYIDKIGLWVIPLALSICVGFGFINGLLFAKLKVPSFMATLGVSVVVEGIALYLSKGFLHIMSNRTFRALSVTFIMRLPSIFYWAIGVWIICTFIAIWTPFGRRIYAIGGNPIGAMLSGFNVENNRIYVFMLSGFFAGLAGILYMAQFGGGSIEMGADMMIPLFASVVAGGTALTGGVGGPQRTLLGVIIITWIQAGLLMLGFGRSIQIVIFGFIAIVMGISTIDRRRIKIIK; translated from the coding sequence ATGATAGTCAAACCGTTTTCAGAATGGTTTCGAAAAAATATGAGTATAATCGGTCCAATACTTATAACCATAGTGATTATAGTTATTTTCCAACTGATAAACCCTTTATTTCTCAGATATCAGGGAATAATAACTTTAGTCTATGCGATGTCATACTTCCTAATCGCTGCCTGCGGATTGACCTTCGTTATCATGATGGGATCTTTTGATTTTTCAGTGTTAAGTTTAGTGAAGCTTGCTGCGTTATTATGTGTTTTATATATCGACAAGATCGGTCTTTGGGTCATACCATTAGCTTTATCGATATGTGTAGGATTCGGTTTCATTAACGGGTTATTATTTGCAAAACTGAAAGTCCCCTCTTTTATGGCAACACTTGGCGTTTCTGTTGTGGTTGAAGGAATAGCACTGTATCTCTCCAAGGGCTTCCTTCACATAATGAGTAATAGGACCTTCAGGGCTCTTTCAGTAACTTTTATAATGCGTTTACCATCGATATTCTATTGGGCGATAGGTGTCTGGATTATATGCACTTTCATTGCTATATGGACACCATTTGGAAGACGTATTTACGCAATTGGAGGAAACCCCATAGGTGCTATGCTTTCGGGATTCAACGTGGAAAATAATAGAATTTACGTTTTCATGCTAAGTGGGTTTTTTGCTGGATTGGCAGGAATTTTATATATGGCACAGTTTGGAGGAGGTTCCATAGAGATGGGTGCAGATATGATGATACCGCTTTTTGCGAGTGTAGTCGCGGGTGGCACAGCTCTCACGGGAGGGGTGGGAGGTCCTCAAAGAACCTTGCTTGGAGTGATTATTATTACCTGGATTCAAGCTGGATTGCTGATGCTTGGATTTGGTCGTAGTATTCAGATAGTAATTTTCGGCTTCATTGCTATAGTTATGGGCATATCCACAATAGATAGGAGAAGGATAAAGATTATTAAATAG
- a CDS encoding sugar ABC transporter ATP-binding protein, with translation MPKEPLLQLEAIDKSFPGVHALDHVDFDLYKGETHVLLGENGAGKSTLVKILSGSLPKDSGRISLRGKQIEITSPYHARTLGIGMVYQELSLVPSLSVAENIFLGRLPRSRFFFVDWPGIYKKAQQILKRLNLNIDSTVPVRHLGLAEQQLIEIAKVLSLNEQILLFDEPTSALSEEERQQLFNLVNELHERGISIIYISHHLSEVPLVGQRVTVLRDGKKIATLPVNEADEDTIIQMMVGRELKEQFPKEETNPGKPILKVQGLEIKGTINHVDFTLHEGEIVGIFGLLGAGCTTLVRALFGLEKIDGGKVYINGRKVTISSPEEAIGLGLGYLTRDRKDGLIHPMSVVSNITLASLKRISQLGLLKHRKEQQIGEKYVNELRIHPSDLTRKLTYLSGGNQQKVALSKWLCSGSKILIFDEPTRGIDVGTKAEIFQLFNQLTKEGVGILMISSELPEILAMADRIFAMRRGTVTAEYQRGKTTQEQLLKSAS, from the coding sequence ATGCCAAAAGAGCCTTTATTACAATTAGAAGCTATTGATAAAAGTTTCCCGGGTGTTCATGCTCTGGATCATGTTGATTTTGACCTTTATAAAGGAGAAACCCATGTTCTCTTGGGTGAAAATGGTGCTGGTAAATCTACCTTAGTGAAGATCCTTAGCGGTTCTTTGCCCAAAGATAGTGGCCGTATCAGCCTCCGAGGTAAACAAATCGAAATAACCAGTCCTTATCATGCTCGTACATTGGGAATCGGTATGGTATATCAAGAGTTGAGTCTCGTTCCCAGCCTGAGTGTAGCTGAGAATATCTTTTTAGGTAGATTACCCAGAAGTAGGTTTTTCTTTGTTGATTGGCCAGGAATATATAAAAAGGCTCAACAAATTCTGAAGAGACTAAACTTAAATATTGACTCTACTGTGCCTGTAAGGCATCTTGGTCTGGCTGAGCAGCAGCTCATAGAAATCGCTAAAGTTTTATCTTTAAATGAACAAATTCTACTCTTTGACGAACCTACATCAGCACTATCAGAAGAGGAGCGGCAACAACTTTTTAACCTCGTAAATGAATTGCATGAACGAGGGATCTCTATTATTTATATCTCCCATCACTTGTCCGAGGTTCCCTTAGTAGGCCAACGAGTAACTGTTTTGAGAGATGGAAAGAAGATTGCTACATTACCCGTGAATGAAGCTGACGAGGATACTATTATTCAAATGATGGTGGGGAGAGAGCTTAAAGAACAGTTTCCCAAAGAGGAAACGAATCCTGGTAAGCCTATTTTGAAGGTGCAAGGACTGGAGATAAAAGGGACCATCAATCATGTAGACTTCACCTTACATGAAGGGGAAATAGTAGGCATTTTTGGTTTGTTAGGAGCTGGGTGTACTACCCTGGTCCGTGCATTATTTGGATTGGAAAAGATTGATGGTGGTAAAGTCTATATTAATGGTAGAAAAGTAACCATATCTTCTCCTGAAGAGGCAATCGGGTTAGGATTGGGTTATCTCACCAGAGATAGAAAAGATGGCCTCATACACCCAATGTCCGTAGTGTCAAACATAACCTTAGCCAGTCTAAAAAGAATCTCACAGTTAGGTCTGCTCAAGCACCGAAAAGAGCAGCAAATAGGAGAAAAATACGTTAATGAACTGCGTATCCATCCTTCTGACCTGACTCGGAAGCTTACTTATCTTAGTGGTGGTAATCAGCAGAAAGTTGCCTTATCCAAATGGTTGTGTAGTGGATCGAAAATTTTGATTTTTGATGAACCTACACGGGGTATTGATGTAGGAACAAAAGCCGAGATTTTTCAGCTTTTTAATCAGTTGACTAAGGAAGGAGTAGGAATCCTTATGATATCTTCTGAGTTACCAGAAATTTTGGCTATGGCTGACCGTATTTTCGCAATGCGAAGAGGAACTGTTACTGCAGAATATCAAAGAGGAAAGACAACACAGGAGCAACTGTTAAAAAGTGCCAGTTAA